The Campylobacter concisus sequence AGAAAAATTTTTGTAAAAAATTCTCATCATTTTCAAACCAAAATTTATCTTGACCGCTAGTTGAACCAATAAAAATGGGCTTAATATTTCGTCTATTTAGCTCCTCGCAAAAGCTTCTTGCGATCGCTAAATGCCCACCAGTGCCTCCACCGCAAATAACAATCATAATTTTGCCCTTTTACTAACCATCAAAACCATGCCGATACCGATACAAATCGCAAGCACAGAGCTACCACCGTAACTAAGAAATGGCACAGCAATACCCTTGATAGGCGTGATCGATGTGATACCATAGCTATTCATTAAAAATGAAAACGATAATATAAGTCCTACACCAAGCGTAAATAGATGATAGACCTTATTTTCGCTTCTGGCTGAAATTCTAAAAATTCTATAAAGTAGCGTTATAAATATAGCTACGATACACAAAATACCAAAAACACCGACCTCTTCAGCGATACCAGCTAATACAAAGTCAGTATGGACCTCACTTAAAAAGCCGAGTTTAAAGATACCAGCGCCAAGCCCTTCGCCGAAAAATTCGCCATGCTTTATAGCGTTTAATGAGTGAGAAATTTGATATGGCTCTGGCGCATCAGCTACTCTTAATACATCTGCAACGCTGTCAGGTAAGAAAGAAAGCACCATATTTTGTATCGTGCCCCACCATGACTTTATACGTAAAATTCTATGCTCAGAGCTGATTATCGCTACAGTCATAACAAAAGCAGCTCCTAAGATACCGATGCTAAAAAGTCTCGCACTTGCTCCTGCAAAAAGTGCCATCGTCACAAATGTAAGTGCCAACACGACCACTTGACCAAGGTCATTTTGCATAACAGCGATAAGAAAGATAGCAACACCAAAAAGAATAATATAAGGCATAAGTATCTTAATCTCATCTAGCAAGGTCCTTTTGCCTTCACTAAATTTTCTAGTAAAACTCCAAGCTAAGAAATAGACAAAACCAATTTTAAAAAACTCAACTGGAGCTAGCGAAAAGCCAGGTAGTCTAATCCAACGCCTAGCACCACCAGCGTCAGTCACCATTGAAGCTGGCAATGCATGCATTAGCCCCATGGCGATACCGCAAGATATAAGAAGGCCAAATCCTATCCAAACAAGCGTCTTTTCAGGATTGAGCCTGGAGAGCCACCACATGAGAAAAATTCCTATACAACCAACAATAAACTGGCGGATGAAAAAGTGAAATTCGTCGTAATTAAAAAATAAAACCGTAAAAACTGGCAAAGATAGTGAAAAAATAATGCTTATAGCGATCAAAGTCGAACAAAGATAGAAAATAATCTTATCAACTGCCAAAATTTAGCTCCAAGTTTAAAAAGTGCCAAAGTATAATAAAAAACGGCTTACAAAGATATTATTTGCTATAATTGCAAGCTTTAAGGAAGGGCATGAAGATAGGTATATTTGACTCAGGACTTGGTGGACTAAGCGTCTTAAACGAAGCTTTAAGTAAGCTTAGCGAGCATGAATTTTTATATTACGCAGATGTAAAAAATGTCCCATATGGACAAAAGAGTAGGGATGAGATATTAAAATTTAGCTTTGATGCGGTTAAATTTCTCATAGAAAATGGCTCAAACGCTGTTGTAGTAGCTTGTAACACAGCAACAAGCGTGGCAATAAAAGATATTAGAGCAAAGTTAAGTGTGCCAATCATCGGCATGGAGCCAGCCATAAAAAAGGCTCATGACTTAAGCTATAATGATGCCTTAAAAACGCTTGTCATAGCCACTCCAGTCACCGTAAATGGTGCAAAGCTAAAAGAGCTGATCATAAATTTACACGCAAAAGATAAGACTGAGCTGCTCGCTCTACCTCGCCTTGTAAATTTTGCTGAAAATGGAGAATTTGACACCGAGAATGTGAAATCATATCTAAAAGAAGAGTTAGCCAAATTTGATCTAAGCAAATTTGGGTTTTTAGTGCTTGGCTGCACGCACTTTAACTATTTTAAAGATAGCCTAAGAGAAATTTTGCCGCCAAATATAAGTATAATTGATGGCAACGAAGGGACAATAAACCGCCTTGTTAGCGAGCTTGGGCTTACAATTTCAAATGCAAATTTAACTTCAAATGTGAAATTTTTCTACTCTGGTGCCGAGATGTACGAGCAAAGCGAACTAGAAAAAATTTCAAGAAATTTAGCTAGATTAGAGAAGATGAGGGCGATCTGCTAGGTTAAATTTAACTAAATATCACAAGTAAAAATTTAGAAAAATACACTAAATTTTACATATTTTTATATGTATTTAGCCTTTTCTTTGCTTTATTATATAGACTACACTTATTACTACAACCACCGCTAAAAGAGCGATCGTGATTATTAAAAGTGTCTGTTTATCAGGGTTTGAGCCTATAAAATAGCCGACTCCAAGTAAAACAGCACACCAAATCCCAGCTCCAAGTGAGGTAAATAGGCAAAATCTAAAAATGTTCATCTTAGCAAGTCCGGCTGGTAGGCTGATGTATTGACGAATGCCAGGAATCAGACGTGAGTTAAATGTAGAAATTTCGCCGTGTTTATTGAAAAATGCCTCAAATTTATCCATTTTTTCGTGAGTAATTCCCACAAATTTGCCGTATTTTAAAACGATCTCGCGACCAAAAAAGTAGCAAAGATAATAGTTAAAAATAGCTCCAAGTAAGCTACCAAGCGTGCCTGCAAGAAAGGCCAAAACTAAACTCATTTCACCTTTATGCGCCAAATAGCCAGCCGGTATCATCGCGACCTCACTTGGAAATGGAAAAAATGAGCTTTCTAAAAACATCATCACAAATATGCCAGCATAACCCCAGCTACTTACGCTCGCAACTATAAAATCAATAACATCATGCAGCATTTAAATTCCTGAAAAATTTTAAAGTGAGCCATTTTAGCAAAGCATAGCTTAAGCTTTTTGACAAAAATAAAGAGAGTTTATAGCTTATTAAAACAAGATGAAAGTAGAAATAAAATAGGGCGAAAGCTCGCCCCGTTTTTAAAATGCAGGTATAACCTCGCCTTTGTAGCGAGTGATGATGAAATTTTTAGTATCAGTACTAAGCACCGCATCAACTAAAGCTTTGATCTTAGGATTGTTCTCGTTGCCAGCTCTTGTGACGATGATGTTAGCGTATGGGCTATTGGCATCTTCAAGTAAAAGTGCGTCTTTTGCCACGCTCATGCCAAGATCAAGGACGAAATTTGTGCTAATAGCAGCGATATCGACATCATCAAGCGTTCTTGGGATCTGAGCACCTTCTAACTCTACAAATTGTAAATTTTTAGGATTTTTAGTTATGTCATTTACAGTTGCAACTTTTACGTTTTTATCGATCTCTATAAGACCAGCTTTTTCTAAAATTCTAAGCGCTCTGTTGCCATTTGACGGATCGTAAGCGATCGCCACTTTTGAGCCATCTTTTAGCTCTTTTATGTTTTTTATCTTTTTAGAGTAAAAGCCAAGTGGTTCTACGTGCACGCTTGCAACGCTTACAAGATGCAGGCCTCTAGCCTTGTTTTGCTCCTCAAGATATGGTAAATGCTGAAAGAAATTTGCGTCTAAGCTGCCATCTTCTGTAGCGACATTTGGTATCGAATAGTCTGAAATTTCAGATATAACAAGGTCGTAGCCCTTATCTTTTAGCTTTGGTTTTACAAATTCTAAAATTTCAGCGTGTGGCACTGGTGAGACGCCAACAGTGATAGTGTGGTCTTTGTCAGCTGCGTGAAGGCTTAGAGCAACTAAAGATGCGGTTAAAAGTTTGATAATTTTCATTGTTTTTCCTTTTTTTGGTTTAAGCGACGCTAAAAAGGTAAAAGCTTCCACGTCGCTTATTTAAATTTTTAATTAAAATGCTGGAAGGATAGCGCCGTTATATTTTATCTCGATAAATTTTTTAACTTCTGATGAGTTTATTGCTTTATCAAGAGCCTTTATTTTAGGGCTATTTTCGTTGCCAGACTTTACTACAACGTAGTTTACATACGGGCTATTTTTGCTTTCAAGCACAAGTGCGTCTTTTACTGGATTAAGATTAGCATTTAGAGCGTAATTTGTGTTGATAACTGCAATAGTAACGTCATCAAGCGTTCTTGGTACTTGAGCAGTCTCTATCTCTTCAAATTTAAGCTTTTTAGGGTTATCAACTATATCAAGCGGAGTTTTTAGTGGATTATCATTTAGCTTAATAAGTCCAGCATTTGCAAGAATATCTAAAGCACGGCTTTCATTTGTCGGATCATTTGGGACAGATACAGTCGAACCATCTTTTAGATCCTTGATGTCTTTTATCTTTTTAGAATAAACTCCCATTGGCTCAAGGTGAACGCCAACTGTTTTTATAAGATGAGTGCCCTTGTTTTTGTTAAATTCGTCCAAATATGGAAGGTGCTGAAAGAAGTTTGCGTCAAGGTCGCCGTCCTCTGTCGCAAGGTTTGGCGTGGTGTAGTCGTTAAATTCTTTGATCTCAAGTGTGTAGCCATCTTTTGCCAAAATAGGCTTTACAACCTCTAAAATTTCAGCATGTGGAATAGGTGTAGCACCAACGATTATTGTTTTTGATTTATCAGCTGCATTTGCACTTACACTAAGACCAAGAGCAACTAAAGAAGTGAGAAGTAGTTTTTTCATTTATTATCCTTTTTTAAAATTTGCCAAGCACCAAAAAGGATAAATTTAAGCTAGAGGATTAAATTTCTTTTTAAGCGCTTAAGCTAGTTCTAAGCACTTAAAAAGAAATTTTGTGCTTAGAGATTAGTCTTTCGACAACGAGTTTTTTAATAGGCGGCACATCTGGCACATATCTGATTTCATCTTTTTTCCTTTCAGCTAAAATTAATTTGGCAATTTTAAGAAAAAAAGCTTAAAATCAGATAAAAATGTGGTCCTATTTTTTTGAAATTTTATAGAGATAGTTACCTAAAACCTGGAAAATTTGAACCATTATGATAAGAATAACCACAGTGTAGAGCATTATATCTGGGCGAAATCTTTGATAGCCGTAGTTTATAGCGACAGAGCCAAGCCCGCCACCACCAACTGCACCAGCCATTGCTGAAAAGCCGATGTTTACGATAAGCGTTAGCGTAAATGCCGAGATGATACCAGGAAGCGCCTCTACAAACATCACGCGAAAAATGATCTGAAATTTCGAGCTACCAAAACTTTGAGCAGCTTCGATGATGCCTTTATCAACCTCTTTTAGCGCATTTTCAATGAGCCTTGCTACAAATGGGGCCGCTCCGATAGTTAGCGGAACGATCGCAGCTGTGGTGCCAATACTAGTACCTACGATCATTTTTGTAATTGGAAAGAGCACGATGATTAAAATGATAAACGGAAAGCTTCTAAGCACGTTTATAACGATATCAAGTACAAGATAAAGCTGCTTGTTTGGCTTTAGTCCGTCTTTATCTGAAAGGATGAGTAAAACCGCAGGTATAAGGCCTATGGCAAAGGCGAGCAGGGTGGAGACGATGCTCATATATAGCGTTTCGCCGATAGCTGGCAAAAGTATCCTAGAAAAAACATCTGGAAATTTAGAAAAATCAATACCAAACATCAAGCAACCTCCCATAAAACGCCACTTTGCTTGATATAGTTAAGCACGTTTTCTTTATCTTTTTCATCTATATTTATGACAAGTGAGCCAAGGACGTTGTCGTTTAGCTTTTCAAGCTTGCCCCAGACTATGTTAAAGTCGATGTTTAGGCTTCTGGCCATGTGCGTGATCACGCTATTTTGAGCCACTTCTTTTGGAAAAAATAGCCTGATATTTGTGCCAGTGCTCGGCAAAATTTCGACTTCACCCAAAAACTCTTTCATCTTCTCATCTGGCTTTAAAAATAGCTCTTCAATACTTCCAGAGCCTATGATCTTGCCGCCTTCAAGCAAGATGGCGCGTTTTGCGATCGATTTTACTACCTCCATCTCGTGCGTGACGATGACGACGCTGATGTCTAGCTCTTTGTTTATCTTTTCAAGCAATTCTAAAATTTGATTTGTCGTGTTTGGATCAAGAGCCGAAGTCGCCTCGTCGCTTAGTAGAATTTTAGGATTTAAAGCAAGCGCTCTAGCGATGGCGACGCGCTGTTTTTGACCGCCACTTAGCTCGCTTGGATAGCTTTTTGCCTTGCTTTCAAGACCGACTAAATTTAAAAGTTCTCTCACTCTTTTTTCAGTTTCATCGCTTTTATAGCCCCAAAATTTAAGCGGAGTAGCCACGTTTTCAAAGACGTTTTTTCTAGCCATCAAGGCAAAATGCTGAAATATCATTCCAACATCTCGCCTTAAAATTCTTTGCTGCATCTCATCTAAATTTTTTATCTCTTGATCAAAGACTTTTAAGCTCCCACCTTGATAGCTTTCTAGACCGTTTATGCATCTTAAAAGTGTTGACTTGCCAGCGCCGCTGTGTCCTACAATAGCAAAAATTTCACCCTTTTTAACCTCTAAATTTATATCAAAAAGGATCTGCGTATCACCATAAAATTTGCTTAATTTCTCTATTTTTATCACTATTTTTCTCCAAGAGCTTCTAATTCTTCACATACTTTTTTAAATTTAGCCTCAGCGCTCTCTAGCGCCTCTTTGTTCGTCTCTATAACCTCTTTTGGTGCGTTTGCTACGAAATTTTGGTTATTTAGCATGCCTGAGAGTTTGGCTATCTCTTTTTCAAGCTTTGTCTTTTGAGACCTTAGCCTTGTGATGATACCGCTCATATCAAGCCCTTCAAGTGGGACAAACGCCTCTAAATTTTCACTCACATCTCTGATAGAATTTTCTATTTTTTCATCTACAAAGCCGATCTCTTCGCATTTTGCAAGCAGCTTGATATACTCTTTGACTTCATCAAGATCTATTTTGTCGTTAAATTTAACAAAAGCTTTTGCTATCTTTGAGTTGCCAAGATCTATGGTTGCTTTTGCACGGCGAATCGCAACGATCGCTTCGATAACTAGTTCAAATTTCTTCTCAACATCTAAATTTCGCTCTTTTACCTCTGGATAGCTCATCACCATTATTGATTTTGTATTTTCAAGCTGTGTGCCGCTAAGCTCCTGAAATAGATACTCTGAGAGAAACGGCATAAAAGGATTTAGCAGCTTCATAGCCTCTTTAAATATGCTTCCAAGCTCTTTTACGCTCGCTTTATCAGCCTTGCTAAGCTCGATACCCCAATCGCAAAACTCATCCCAAAAGAATTTATAAAGTGTGTTTGCTGCGTCATTGAAGCGGTAAGCGTCGATGTTTTCGCGTACCTCTCTCACGCACTCGTTAAAGCGGCTATTCATATAAATTCCAAGCTTTGTTTGAAGCTTGATATCCTCTAAATTTGGAAATTTGCTCTCATTTAGCATGAGGTATTTGCTCGCATTATAAAGCTTGTTGGTGAAATTTCTTACCTGCTTCATCTTGGCATCACTTAGCTTGATGTCACGTCCTTGAACGGCTAGAAGTGTGAGCGTAAAGCGCAATATATCGGCGCTATATTCATTTATGCTATCAAGCGGATCGATGACGTTACCAAGACTCTTGCTCATCTTTCTGCCGAATTCATCCTTTACAAGCGCGTGCAGATAGATATCGTCAAACGGCAGCTTGCCAAGGGCATTTTCACCCTGAAACATCATCCTAGCAACCCAGAAAAATAAAATATCAAAGCCAGTTATGAGAAGGTTGTTTGGGTAAAATTCGGCCAAATCGCCTTCAAACCATTTTTCATTTTTTAGCTCATTATCATTGCCCCAGCCAAGCGTACTAAATGGCCAAAGACCAGAGCTAAACCACGTATCTAGCACGTCTGGGTCTTGGTGGAAATTTTTACTTTTACACTTTTTGCACTCACACGGCTCGTCCTCGTCAGCCCACATATGACCGCAATCATCACAGTAAAATACAGGAATTTGATGTCCCCACCAAAGCTGGCGTGAGATACACCAGTCTCTTAGCTCTCTCATCCACGCGTTAAAACTGTTTATCCAGTGCGGTGGGTAAAATTTCGCTAAGCCTTCGCCGACCTTTGCGATCGCCTCGTCTGCGATCTCTTTTTTGACAAACCACTGCTTTGAGATATATGGCTCAACGACATTTTTGCAGCGGTAGCAGTATCCCACTTGGTTTTCATAGTCCTCTATCTTTTCAACATTGCCAAGTTTTTCAAGCTCGGCTACGACGATATCTCTGGCCTCAAGCCTTTCAAGACCTGCAAATTTATCGCACTTGTCGTTTAAAATGCCTTTTTCATCAAAGACAGTGATAAACTCAAGGTTGTGCTTTTTGCCAACCTCGTAGTCGTTTTGATCGTGTGCAGGTGTGACCTTAACAAGGCCTGTTCCAAACTCCATATCAACGTGCTCGTCCGCGATAATCTCGATCTCTCTATTTATGATAGGTAGCACCACTTTTTTGCCGATTAAATTTTTATAGCGCTCGTCGTTTGGATTTACCATTACGGCAGTGTCGCCGAAATATGTTTCAGGACGGGTTGTAGCCACAACAACAAATTCACTTGGCTTGTCTGCAAAATAATATCTCAAATGATAAAGCTTGCCTTTATTCTCTTTGTGCTCAACCTCGATGTCAGAAAGTGCGCCATCATGCGTACACCAGTTTATCATGTAGTTTTTCTGAACGATCAGCCCTTTGTCGTATAAATTTACAAAGGCTTTTTTTACAGCTTTTCTTAAGCCCTCATCCATAGTAAATCTCTGGCGTGACCAAGCCGGAGTGATGCCAAGCTTACGCATCTGATGGACGATCATGCCGCCGCTTTTTTCCTTCCATTCCCACACTTTTTCTACAAATTTCTCACGTCCAAGCTCTTCTTTTTTGATCCCTTGAGCCAAAAGCTGCTTTTCTACGACATTTTGAGTGGCGATGCCAGCGTGGTCAAGTCCTGGCTGCCAAAGCGTCTTGTAGCCGTCCATTCTCTTATAACGAGTCATGATGTCTTGAAGTGTGAAGGTTAGGGCGTGTCCGATGTGAAGCGAGCCAGTCACGTTTGGAGGTGGCATCATAATGCAAAATTTACGTTCATCTTTTT is a genomic window containing:
- a CDS encoding FtsW/RodA/SpoVE family cell cycle protein; translation: MAVDKIIFYLCSTLIAISIIFSLSLPVFTVLFFNYDEFHFFIRQFIVGCIGIFLMWWLSRLNPEKTLVWIGFGLLISCGIAMGLMHALPASMVTDAGGARRWIRLPGFSLAPVEFFKIGFVYFLAWSFTRKFSEGKRTLLDEIKILMPYIILFGVAIFLIAVMQNDLGQVVVLALTFVTMALFAGASARLFSIGILGAAFVMTVAIISSEHRILRIKSWWGTIQNMVLSFLPDSVADVLRVADAPEPYQISHSLNAIKHGEFFGEGLGAGIFKLGFLSEVHTDFVLAGIAEEVGVFGILCIVAIFITLLYRIFRISARSENKVYHLFTLGVGLILSFSFLMNSYGITSITPIKGIAVPFLSYGGSSVLAICIGIGMVLMVSKRAKL
- the murI gene encoding glutamate racemase; translation: MKIGIFDSGLGGLSVLNEALSKLSEHEFLYYADVKNVPYGQKSRDEILKFSFDAVKFLIENGSNAVVVACNTATSVAIKDIRAKLSVPIIGMEPAIKKAHDLSYNDALKTLVIATPVTVNGAKLKELIINLHAKDKTELLALPRLVNFAENGEFDTENVKSYLKEELAKFDLSKFGFLVLGCTHFNYFKDSLREILPPNISIIDGNEGTINRLVSELGLTISNANLTSNVKFFYSGAEMYEQSELEKISRNLARLEKMRAIC
- a CDS encoding DedA family protein, which gives rise to MLHDVIDFIVASVSSWGYAGIFVMMFLESSFFPFPSEVAMIPAGYLAHKGEMSLVLAFLAGTLGSLLGAIFNYYLCYFFGREIVLKYGKFVGITHEKMDKFEAFFNKHGEISTFNSRLIPGIRQYISLPAGLAKMNIFRFCLFTSLGAGIWCAVLLGVGYFIGSNPDKQTLLIITIALLAVVVVISVVYIIKQRKG
- a CDS encoding MetQ/NlpA family ABC transporter substrate-binding protein, with product MKIIKLLTASLVALSLHAADKDHTITVGVSPVPHAEILEFVKPKLKDKGYDLVISEISDYSIPNVATEDGSLDANFFQHLPYLEEQNKARGLHLVSVASVHVEPLGFYSKKIKNIKELKDGSKVAIAYDPSNGNRALRILEKAGLIEIDKNVKVATVNDITKNPKNLQFVELEGAQIPRTLDDVDIAAISTNFVLDLGMSVAKDALLLEDANSPYANIIVTRAGNENNPKIKALVDAVLSTDTKNFIITRYKGEVIPAF
- a CDS encoding MetQ/NlpA family ABC transporter substrate-binding protein, producing the protein MKKLLLTSLVALGLSVSANAADKSKTIIVGATPIPHAEILEVVKPILAKDGYTLEIKEFNDYTTPNLATEDGDLDANFFQHLPYLDEFNKNKGTHLIKTVGVHLEPMGVYSKKIKDIKDLKDGSTVSVPNDPTNESRALDILANAGLIKLNDNPLKTPLDIVDNPKKLKFEEIETAQVPRTLDDVTIAVINTNYALNANLNPVKDALVLESKNSPYVNYVVVKSGNENSPKIKALDKAINSSEVKKFIEIKYNGAILPAF
- a CDS encoding methionine ABC transporter permease, with the translated sequence MFGIDFSKFPDVFSRILLPAIGETLYMSIVSTLLAFAIGLIPAVLLILSDKDGLKPNKQLYLVLDIVINVLRSFPFIILIIVLFPITKMIVGTSIGTTAAIVPLTIGAAPFVARLIENALKEVDKGIIEAAQSFGSSKFQIIFRVMFVEALPGIISAFTLTLIVNIGFSAMAGAVGGGGLGSVAINYGYQRFRPDIMLYTVVILIIMVQIFQVLGNYLYKISKK
- a CDS encoding methionine ABC transporter ATP-binding protein, with protein sequence MIKIEKLSKFYGDTQILFDINLEVKKGEIFAIVGHSGAGKSTLLRCINGLESYQGGSLKVFDQEIKNLDEMQQRILRRDVGMIFQHFALMARKNVFENVATPLKFWGYKSDETEKRVRELLNLVGLESKAKSYPSELSGGQKQRVAIARALALNPKILLSDEATSALDPNTTNQILELLEKINKELDISVVIVTHEMEVVKSIAKRAILLEGGKIIGSGSIEELFLKPDEKMKEFLGEVEILPSTGTNIRLFFPKEVAQNSVITHMARSLNIDFNIVWGKLEKLNDNVLGSLVINIDEKDKENVLNYIKQSGVLWEVA
- a CDS encoding valine--tRNA ligase produces the protein MVEFYNAKEIEDKFYKIWEERGYFEIDANKDIQKDERKFCIMMPPPNVTGSLHIGHALTFTLQDIMTRYKRMDGYKTLWQPGLDHAGIATQNVVEKQLLAQGIKKEELGREKFVEKVWEWKEKSGGMIVHQMRKLGITPAWSRQRFTMDEGLRKAVKKAFVNLYDKGLIVQKNYMINWCTHDGALSDIEVEHKENKGKLYHLRYYFADKPSEFVVVATTRPETYFGDTAVMVNPNDERYKNLIGKKVVLPIINREIEIIADEHVDMEFGTGLVKVTPAHDQNDYEVGKKHNLEFITVFDEKGILNDKCDKFAGLERLEARDIVVAELEKLGNVEKIEDYENQVGYCYRCKNVVEPYISKQWFVKKEIADEAIAKVGEGLAKFYPPHWINSFNAWMRELRDWCISRQLWWGHQIPVFYCDDCGHMWADEDEPCECKKCKSKNFHQDPDVLDTWFSSGLWPFSTLGWGNDNELKNEKWFEGDLAEFYPNNLLITGFDILFFWVARMMFQGENALGKLPFDDIYLHALVKDEFGRKMSKSLGNVIDPLDSINEYSADILRFTLTLLAVQGRDIKLSDAKMKQVRNFTNKLYNASKYLMLNESKFPNLEDIKLQTKLGIYMNSRFNECVREVRENIDAYRFNDAANTLYKFFWDEFCDWGIELSKADKASVKELGSIFKEAMKLLNPFMPFLSEYLFQELSGTQLENTKSIMVMSYPEVKERNLDVEKKFELVIEAIVAIRRAKATIDLGNSKIAKAFVKFNDKIDLDEVKEYIKLLAKCEEIGFVDEKIENSIRDVSENLEAFVPLEGLDMSGIITRLRSQKTKLEKEIAKLSGMLNNQNFVANAPKEVIETNKEALESAEAKFKKVCEELEALGEK